The Acanthopagrus latus isolate v.2019 chromosome 13, fAcaLat1.1, whole genome shotgun sequence genome contains a region encoding:
- the itpkca gene encoding inositol-trisphosphate 3-kinase C, giving the protein MYYENSAWKKHKTSPLLLMAPKTPQQLMQVAGHAGDFRVGDYGTMLKKFCEREQQCYLRLMKDALRPFVPAYHGVVQQDEEDYNMMDNLLNDFSTPAVMDCKMGSRTYLEEELLVARERPQPRHDMYEKMVAVDPEVPTVQERAQQAVLKTRYMQWRETLSSTSTLGFRIEGFQKSNGECLTNFKRTKSRDQVTEAFNNFVESNTHIVWGYLRWLKQLRQVLETSDFFRAHEVVGSSLLFVHDWTGRTGVWMIDFAKTVALPSHITVDHRSPWVEGNREDGYLWGLDNLIDTLANMLPQT; this is encoded by the exons ATGTATTACGAG AACTCCGCATGGAAGAAACATAAAACGTCGCCACTCCTTCTCATGGCTCCCAAGACACCTCAGCAGTTGATGCAAGTGGCCGGACATGCAG GTGACTTTCGTGTTGGGGATTATGGCACAATGCTGAAGAAGTTCTGTGAGAGGGAGCAACAATGCTACCTCAGGCTGATGAAAGACGCTTTGAGGCCCTTTGTTCCAGCCTACCACGGTGTGGTGCAGCAGGACGAGGAGGATTACAACATGATGGATAACCTGCTGAACGATTTCAGCACACCTGCTGTCATGGACTGCAAGATGGGCAGCCG CACGTACCtcgaggaggagctgctggtggccCGAGAGCGGCCCCAGCCTCGTCACGACATGTACGAGAAGATGGTGGCCGTGGACCCAGAGGTCCCGACAGTCCAGGAACGAGCCCAGCAGGCGGTGCTGAAAACCAGGTACATGCAGTGGAGGGAGACGCTGAGCTCCACGTCGACTCTGGGTTTCCGCATTGAAGGATTCCAG AAGTCCAATGGAGAATGTCTCACCAATTTCAAGAGGACCAAAAGCAGAGATCAAGTGACAGAGGCATTCAACAACTTTGTTGAATCCAATACACACATTGTG TGGGGCTATCTCAGATGGTTGAAACAACTGCGCCAGGTGTTGGAAACGTCAGACTTCTTCAGAGCACACGAG GTCGTGGGCAGCTCCCTGCTGTTTGTGCACGACTGGACCGGCAGAACAGGAGTCTGGATGATTGACTTCGCAAAGACCGTGGCCTTGCCGTCACACATCACCGTGGACCACCGCAGTCCCTGGGTAGAGGGCAATCGAGAAGATGGCTACCTGTGGGGTCTGGACAACCTCATCGACACGCTGGCCAACATGCTGCCACAGACTTGA